A single region of the Nicotiana sylvestris chromosome 6, ASM39365v2, whole genome shotgun sequence genome encodes:
- the LOC138870606 gene encoding uncharacterized protein: MPRPPPPYPQRLAKKNGENQFKKFIDKMKSPSINVPLVEALEQMPSYAKFMKDLVTKKRSMDFETIKMTHQVSAIVHSMAPKLEDPGAFTIPCTIESDEFEKALYDLWESINLIPYSIFKTLGIGQPRPTFMRLQMVSHTMKRPLGVIEDLFVGFDKFILPVDFVILDCEFDYEVPIIIGRPFLATGKALVDVEAGELTFRVVDEKVVFHAYSILVVLQKRKKAIGWILADIREISPTFYMHKINLEKDSKPSIEYQRRLNKAMQEVVKKEIIK, from the exons atgcctaggcctcctcctccatatcctcaaaggcttgccaagaaaaatggcgagaatcaattcaaaaagttcattgacaagATGAAGAGTCCATCCATCAATGTACCATTGGTTGAAGCCTTGGAGCAAATGCCCAGTTACGCAaagtttatgaaggatttagtgACAAAGAAGCGGTCAATGGATTTTGAAACTataaaaatgactcatcaagtgagtgcaattgtgcattcAATGGCTCCCAAGTTGgaggatcccggtgctttcacaaTTCCTTGTACAATTGAAAGTGATGAGTTTGAAAAAGCTCTTTATGATCTTTGGGAAAGTATCAATTTGATTCCCTATTcgattttcaagactttgggaattgggcaaccaagacccacatttatgagattacaaatggtcAGTCATACCATGAAGAGACCATTAGGAGTGATTGAAGATTTATTTGTTGGTtttgataaattcattcttccagtggattttgttattcttgattgtgaattTGATTATGAGGTACCGATTATTAttggtagacctttccttgctacggggaaggctctAGTTGATGTTGAAGCCGGAGAACTTACCTTTCGGGTTGTTGATGAAAAAGTAGTTTTCCATGCGT ATTCTATATTGGTGGTGCTACAGAAGAGAAAGAAGGCTATTGGATGGATATTGGCGGATATTCGGGAGATAAGCCCCACATTTTACATGCACAAGATTAACTTGGAGAAGGATTCCAAACCATCAATTGAATatcaaaggagactcaacaaAGCCATGCAAGAGGTTGTAAAAAAAGAGATCATCAAGTAG